In Harmonia axyridis chromosome 6, icHarAxyr1.1, whole genome shotgun sequence, a single window of DNA contains:
- the LOC123683149 gene encoding cyclin-dependent kinase 2-associated protein 2: METVDIQAVESKLSDVTVTAIPMNIVKQSTTTSSSKPEPSTAVPGQSKYTELLAVLEEMGREVRPTYAGSRSSAERLKRTIVSARYLVRECLLEASKGKQ, from the coding sequence ATGGAAACTGTGGATATACAAGctgttgaatcaaaattgagTGATGTAACAGTTACAGCAATTCCAATGAATATTGTTAAACAATCAACAACTACGTCTTCTAGTAAACCAGAACCTTCTACAGCAGTACCAGGTCAATCAAAATATACCGAACTTTTAGCAGTATTAGAAGAAATGGGAAGAGAAGTTCGACCAACTTACGCAGGCAGTAGAAGTTCTGCTGAACGACTCAAGCGTACCATAGTAAGTGCAAGATATTTAGTGAGGGAATGTTTGCTCGAAGCAAGTAAAGGCAAACAGTAG
- the LOC123682223 gene encoding sugar transporter ERD6-like 9, with product MAGSREKSDVDERIEEFVHVLHVMNHQGVEQKHRSKWRQKFWQIFPSVCASLLAIPFGIMLGWPSAAYPYLLEETSVIPISLSQSAMIAGFFMLGITTATPFSTKYHMGPKYGIWISMALFTLGWTLMWYSSNIFWLLGSRYTAGLGGGYGFGQVRAYIRDMCEPNLSAILLKQLNFYGFFGTIAAFTMNLFLDYRGFSLIALIISAVILFVTFFLPSTPKDFIKANRIDDALILLNYLRGKADHTEEIKDIHRKLSTKDEPFLIPILKDKKLRIKLIKFVLLVFLQQFSGAPTSFVYCQLIFDKSGCPFPEYCAVLYAIIFFTSNVYGVFYSPNFNKKRVLIYSSLSSTAMLVCQVLVLYFEVNQKWQYTSLFVMSLFVTFYSLGVGCISSTYISEWFPQKYHRGLSNLFTMEFFMCALVATKTFQVFMSSYPLYVGFFMFITADTLLLLFAMIFLKSNSGNRRNNLRANGSNFLNIQREKV from the exons GCTGGATCTAGAGAAAAATCCGATGTAGATGAGAGAATAGAGGAATTTGTCCACGTACTGCACGTGATGAACCATCAGGGTGTGGAGCAGAAACATAGATCGAAATGGAGGCAGAAGTTCTGGCAAATTTTTCCCTCCGTTTGTg cttcTCTCCTGGCAATACCCTTTGGCATTATGTTGGGTTGGCCTTCAGCGGCTTACCCTTACTTACTCGAAGAAACGTCTGTGATACCTATTTCCTTAAGCCAAAGTGCCATGATTGCTGGTTTTTTCATGCTAGGAATCACTACCGCTACGCCCTTTTCTACAAAATATCACATGGGTCCAAAATATGGAATATGGATAA gtATGGCGCTGTTCACATTGGGTTGGACCTTGATGTGGTACTCTTCAAATATTTTCTGGCTGCTAGGTAGCCGATATACTGCAGGACTTGGCGGGGGATATGGTTTTGGCCAAGTGAGGGCTTACATTAGAGACATGTGCGAGCCAAATCTTAGCGCAATTCTACTCAAGCAACTCAACTTTTACGGCTTCTTCGGTACCATAGCAGCCTTCACCATGAACTTATTCCTGGACTACAGGGGATTTTCCCTGATAGCCCTGATAATATCAGCGGTAATCCTTTTTGTAACTTTCTTCCTTCCCAGCACTCCCAAAGATTTCATCAAAGCCAACAGAATAGACGATGCTTTGATACTACTCAATTATCTAAGAGGGAAGGCGGACCACACTGAAGAAATAAAAGATATTCACCGAAAACTTTCAACCAAAGACGAGCCCTTCCTAATTCCAATATTAAAAGACAAAAAACTGCGTATCAAGCTCATCAAATTCGTTCTGTTGGTATTCCTTCAGCAGTTCTCAGGTGCACCAACTTCCTTCGTATACTGTCAATTGATATTTGACAAGTCTGGATGTCCCTTTCCAGAATACTGCGCAGTACTTTACgcaataatattttttacttCGAATGTATACGGTGTTTTCTATTCAcccaattttaataaaaaacgcGTTTTGATATATTCCAGCTTGAGCAGTACTGCCATGCTCGTGTGTCAGGTGTTAGTGTTGTACTTTGAGGTGAACCAAAAATGGCAGTACACTTCGTTGTTTGTAATGTCGCTCTTCGTCACTTTTTACAGTTTAGGGGTAGGATGCATATCCAGTACTTATATATCAGAATGGTTTCCTCAAAAGTATCACCGAGGTCTTTCAAATTTGTTCACGATGGAATTCTTTATGTGTGCCCTTGTTGCCACAAAAACCTTCCAAGTGTTTATGTCTTCATATCCACTTTATGTTGGCTTTTTCATGTTTATCACGGCTGACACACTTCTATTACTATTCGCTATGATATTCCTGAAGAGTAATAGTGGTAATAGGAGGAATAATTTAAGAGCGAACGGttccaattttttaaatattcaaagagaaaAGGTTTAG